GCAGGCAGGCCTATATTTCTTGGTTTCAATAGGACTCCTTACGAGCGTTGTTTCTATCTACTATTATCTAAAAATAATCAAGTTATTAATGACTGGACGAAACCAAGAAATAACCCCTCACGTGCGAAATTATAGAAGATCCCCTTTAAGATCAAACAATTCCATCGAATTGAGTATGATTGTATGTGTGATAGCATCTACTATACCAGGAATATCAATGAACCCGATTATTGCAATTGCTCAGGATACCCTTTTTTAGTTTAGCTTCTAGTTAGCTTCTAGAATCTATTTCTTAGTTCAAGGTCCCTCTTTACTAACTGGAATCAAAGAATTAGTAGATCTGTTCCGCCCAAAATGGGAATGGGCTGGGGTTATGAACTTATAATCTATAATCTGATGATCGAGTCGATTCCATGATTATAAGTTCATTCCATACCGGACCAGACCGGAATAGGGCTATATACATTCTCATTATGAGAAGGGGTCATTCGAGCGTATCTAAATAGATACTATGTTTACATATGGATCCCTACGTCGTTACATTCCATTTAGGATTAGGAATGGGCGTAATCGGGCCTTCTTTTTACATATCTCTCGTTATTTGGGACCCTATTCACCTCTTTTCTTTTTTTCTTCTATTGAATCGAGAAATAAATAGGTTTGATTGTCCATCTTTTTAATATAATCTATATATATTTAATATAATCTTAATATAGACATCCTCCGGATACTTCAAATCGAAGCAATTGGATGTCCGACTCGGGCCTATATGACATGACCGATCAATAGAAATACTCCAACACTCCACCTTTGTCATATATTCCATACATCACACTAGATAGATATCATATTCATGGAATACGATTCACTTTCAAGATGCCTTGGTGGTGAAATGGTAGACACGCGAGACTCAAAATCTCGTGCTAAAGAGCGTGGAGGTTCGAGTCCTCTTCAAGGCATAATATTGAGAATGCTCATTGAATTGGAATAAGTTCGGCAGCGGATCACGAGATCTTGGGGATCTTCTCTATCTAATGAATGGGGAGTCCGCTTTGAAATCGTTCGCCCTGCACCCACCCCCGAGTATATGCTTCAACAGGAATCACGCACACAAGGGTAGATTGATACAATATAAACCTCTGGTAAAATGCCCCCCCCGTAACCCAGCGGATAAAGTACATTACATAGTCCGTTTTAGGGATTGGCGACTTACCCATTCCGTGACTTTGGCACTGGACGTTCCAAAAATGGGTACTATCGGGTCGGGTGAATTCAATAATAGACGCCTGGTGGCATTCCAGCTTTCCTTCTCCTTTCAGGACCTATCCGAAAGAGAATCCAGTACTTCTCGGTCGTGAATATCTGAATAGGGCGAACCGCCCCGTGGATATCTTTTCTTCGGAACAAAACAATTAGAATAGAATTAGGCTCGGTCAACTGGAATGTGTATTATCCATATATTATCCATATAGGGGATCCTCCAGTTGAGAAGATCCATCGACCTGAGACGAAGAGAAAGGTCTATCTATTTTATTTAGTTATTCAGTTAAACCAATGATTCGTTATTGGAGCAGATAGCAACAACCATTTCATCCGACATGCGTATTTTTGATTTTCCAATGGATTTACATCTTTCATTAATGGAAATTTTTTGATGTAGTGAGTAATAGCTCTGGTTGTTCGCTGTTCAAGAATTCTTGTTTAGGCAGTTCATACCATCCATACATAGTGTTTTGATCTAAGATTTCAATTCTTCCATGTTTCAGCAGTAGCATATTGTTTCATGGAGCTAAGGTCCAAAATATGGAAGAAACAGGTGTTTCCACAACTCTACCACCCAGTCAATTCCGTTCCACTTAATCCCTATTTCATGACCACATATCTTTCCGGCTAAGTAATGGGAAACCTTTCTCCTCTTACATGAATCCAATTTTCATTTCATCCGGGAAAAGCCATCTTTTTCTCAACAATGTCTTTGTCATTTGATCCAATAGTCTTCCGTTAGATAGGAACAGATTTGATAAATACTGATAACTCTCGGATGGAGTATTAGAACGGAAAAATCCATTAGATAATGAACTATTGGTTCTAAGCCATCTCTGGCGATGAATCAATAATTCGAAGTGCTTTTCTTGCGTATTCTTGATAAACCAGCGTTTATATATAGATGTAGGAGGATCTGTTTGGGAAGTAAGAAGCCCCTTTGACATCTCTTCATCTGCAAAGAATTCTCGGTGTGAAAACACAGAGACAAAGGGCTGATCTTTGAATAGGAAAAAGAGTGGATCCGCAGGATCCCAAATGAATTGGCTTATTCGAAAAAAGCCTTGTTCTTTGGAAGATCTATCTCGTGCCTGGTACTGCATGGTTCCACTCTGCAAGAACGCCGAATCATTCTCTTGAAGCTCATCCTTTTCATCATAAATGATCCGCTTGCCCCGAAATGACCCGGCCCAATAGGGAAATCCCAATTCATTTGGCCTTTCGATACAATCAAATAGAAAGCCCCAAGGGCGCCATATCCTAGGAGCCCAAACTATGTGATTGAATAAATCCTCCTCTATCTGTTGCGGGTCGAGTACTCCTTCTCCTTCCCCTTCTTCAAACTCCGATTCGTATTTTTCATAGAGATTTCTCTGATCAACGATAGAACAAGATCCATTTTGCATCATATATAAGGGATTCCCCGGCTCGGACCGAAGAAGCAATGTCACTCGATCATTATCAAACTGACCGCAATCTTTTTCTGTCCGTGAGGATCCCACCAGAGCGCCTTCTACTTCTAATAGGCCATGAACTAGATCAGAATCATTCTCAACGAACCCATAAGAAGTGATCCCATTTTTTTCATCGGGTCCGGGTAGAGACCAAAGGTCTTGAGCGACCGATCCGGCAGAACAACTCAAAAGATAAAGAAGTATCGTTAATTTCTTCATGCTCGTTCCAAGCTCGAAGTACCATTTGTACAAATAAGAATCCCCTTCGTTACATGATTTCTTCTTCATATAGATAGATATAGGATCTAAGGGGCAATTACTTAGAAGTACATTTTGTACAACAGCCCTTCCTATCTGATAGAAAAGGATCCCATGATCCTGAACCGATCTTACCTGGGATCGCAAATCCCAAGTTTGTCTATGAAGAGCAGATCTAATTGTATTAGTGTCTATAATTGATTTCTTCTGTGTAATACTAATCGATAGGGCCTCATTGGTAAGTGCTACAAGATCTCGTGCATTGGAACCCACGGTTATGGACCCGAATCCATTAGTATGGAACATTTTCTTTTCCAAGTGAAATCCCCTAGTATATGAAAGAGTGAAAAAGTGCTTTCGTTGTTGTGGAATAAGAAGCCTTCGTATCTTAATACATGTATTTAATTTATTCGGGGCTATTAGAGTGGGATCCACTTTTTGGGGAATATGAGTCGAAGCAATAACAAGAATATTTCTAGTGGAACATCTTTCACAATCCTTGGAGAGATAGTTCACTAATAGACCGAGGGATAAGTAATTCGCCTCATTCACATCCAGATCATGAATGTTTGGAATCCATATTATGCAAGGAGACATTGCTTTTGCTAGTTCGAATTGAAGGGTGATATAAAATCGGTCTATTTCCGACATCATATCCATAGTTAACGCATTCATCATAGTTAGAAGCTCCAGCTCCGTATCAAGGTCACGATCAATAGCGTCACTATCATCAATAGCGTCACTAGCATCAATATCGTCACTAGCATCAATATCGTCACTATCATCAATATCGATATCATCAATAAGAAAACCTTTAAGCTTGTTATCCAGGAACTTGTTCAGAAATACTGTAATGAAAGGAACATAGGAGTTTGTCGCTAGGTATTTGAACAAATAGGATCGTCCGGTTCCTATAGAACCTATCACTAAAATACCCCTAGAGGGAGATAGGGCTAAGCGGAGCGAAAAGGGTTTTCCACGAGACGGGAAATGAAAACTATTAGCCCCACACGAAGTTTGTGAATAAGTGATTGTCTGATAATGAGCAAGGAATATCCGCCTTTCTGCTAAACAGGATGTATTGAACTCATAATTCATTAGATACTTTTTATGAATGTCAACTAAGTATCGTAAGTAAATTGGTCCCGGTTGTTCAATCATTTGATAACCAGAGTCATTCTTTGATAAATGATCACTATGAGTCAGACTCAATAGAATTTGATCAATCCTTTTTTCTGTCGTTAAGGTGGAGAACTGAACCAAGAATTCTCTTTCTTTATCATCAATCGAATCACTGTTCGCGACCCAGGATTCTATTTTCTCATCAATCCAATCACCGCTCACGTTTTTTCTTTTTCTTATCAATGAATAGATCTCTTTACTTGTATGACTTAGATGTCTCGTATTTCTCGAAAAAATGATTCGATTGATGGGATTTGGTATGATACTTATGAGATCGATGATATCGATGAGATTGATATTCAAATATTTCTTCTTAGAACGTATTGATTTGACCCCATAAGCGGGACCACCACCCCATAGCATGTTGCCGCCAAAAGCAGAACCCCGTATTTCTTCTAGAGAATCTCCTAATTGTTCCAGAGCAACTAGAAAGAGATTCTTTAACCAGAAAGAATTCAGTTCAGATGTAGGATACCTATCCAGAAGTTTTCGCAACTCAATCATGTATGATGGAATCATCAAAGATTTGACCTTTTCGAACTCTGTCTGTAACTCACTATAGGCTCGGGAAACAAAGAGAAGATGTGTACGAACGAGATATCCAGCAACAAGAAGAAGGAAAAGGATTGAATAGAGGAACTCCTGAACATTTGGCGATCTCAGATGTGTCGATATCAATGGTGACTCATTATTTCGATGAATCATTTCTTCGGACAGAAGAAAATTATGTAAACACTTACTCGAAATCTCACTTATCAGATTCCATTGTGGAAGACACAATTTTTTCTGAAGAATTCGCCATGATATATCTGATCCATGCATAATATCATGAAAAATGGATACAAATTTTTGACTGCTACTTAGTATCGGCAATAGGTCTGAAAAAGTATCTAAAAATATCAAATTTAGATATTTGTACCCTGTCGAAGTAAGGAACCATGGCATATATGTTTGGAATAGATTCCGTTTTGAGAGAGTTGAAAAAGCACTATCTCGTTGAAAGGTTCTATACATCCACCCTTTCTCAACGCATTTCTTTAGACAAAGACTCCGTTTTTTCCGCTTTTCGGATGGTAAATATTTCTCAGAACATGGAGTGTGAATCAAACCCATGTTTGAATTGAAATTGAGATACTGATGCAAGTTCTTCTCTTCTGAATCAGATGGATTCATATCTGAAAGAGGTTGACAATAAGTTCTTTCAAAATTGACTATTTGTCCCTCTGTTAGAGGTGTTCCAGAAATGTCTGCAATCGAGTAAATAGCTCTACGAACTAATGGATCGGATCGAATTGCAAACTGGAAAGATTTGTACAAGTTATACCTTTCGTCACCACTTTGTGGAAAATCATTAGATATGAATATGTTAGATACCTGCGACTCGATTGGTGAAGGTGAAATAGTATCTCTCCCCAAAAAAGCATGTTTTTTTTTACCACCGCACAAAGAAAATATTTTGTTGCGAATGAACAAGATATTGAGGAATTGTCCATACGTAAAATCATAATTATTGATACGGGCCTTTTCCACATAAAAAGGGAATCTTTTGTTACAATAGAAGCAGAAGTGATGTGGATTATTCAAGAATCGAAGTCGATTTGCTTTATAAAAAGAAGATATCAATGAACTTCTATGAAATGGTTTCACGGGATTCAGCCAATTGTCTTGATCGTGGGATATCATTGAGAAATAGGAATCCATGTTATCAAAAGATTTCCTGCGATTATTTCTAGTATGGAATGAGTCAATCATCCACTTTGGTATCTTATTGACCAAAAATGGTGATATTGTTCCTCCATTGATCAAGAATTTCGGTTTTTGAGAAGTATTATGATCATCCAATAAGAAAGGTTTCAATTTTTTCAAATGAACGATTTGAAGACCTATTGATTCTAACAACTGATTGCAAAGTTGATCATTCGGACCTTTCAATTCATAGATGTGGATCTCAGACCTATGAATGGGGATATTCCCGAAACTCACAAAGAAAAAAGGAAGTGAGTTAGACAAAAAGAGAAGCAACTTGGACAAAAAGAGAAGTAACTTGGACAAAAAGAAACGAAGTGACTTAGACAAATCTTTTTTGTCGATAACCTCAGACCAATCAATCGAATATTGATTAATACGTAATCGATCGAACACTACTTGAAAACGGCTCTTCTGCTCAGAAACGAAATGTTCCAAATGCTCCTGGAAATTCTTGCTCCCATTGGACCATTTGTATCTATATGCATTAGGATCCCGATTCATGGATCTCTCGGTCCGAGAAATCAAAATAAGAGGATCGAACCATTTCTTCTGACTCTTTTTCAAATTCGATAAATGTTGGTTGATCGTATATTTCATTATAGTTCTATGATTCAGAGTATCATTTCCTATTTGATCCCTTTGAATTCCATATTCGAAGTTGCGATCGGATCGATTCTTTTTAATGAATCGATTCAATACATTTCTTATGTACCCATAGGTGCTATATTGGATTTGAATCAGATTTCGGATCAATCTATCTTGATTGACTGCCTCCATTATGTTGTTGCTAGCAAATACCACTATTTTTGGTTTTGGATCTTCCAAATCATTCCCGCAGGAGATCCGGACCCATTTTTTTCTGATCCTTCGATAAAAAGATTCATTTTCTTCATAAAAAATAGGAGGTAGAGCCGATAAAGATTTCTTTTTCGATTCATCCCTGGAGTTGAATACCTCATTCAAGAATTGTTTTTGATCCAATCCGTAGGAATCAATAGAAAAGGCAAATCCCTTATAATACACCAGATCCGGCTCGGTTATTGATAGAGTGAATAGATCTGCCATTTCTTGAAATCTCTCTTCTGATTCAAAATCGTGGTGTAACGTGTATCCCCTCCTGTTCTGGTCATGGAATAGATGAAATAAATCAAAAAATGGATTTTTGTTCAAGAATGAAATCTTATTGGAACTGCCCAGTTCATCCTTCGGAACCATATCACATCCCGGATCTGATGAAATAGGATGAATTGAGACGGTATTTTGTAAATACGTAATTATCTTGAATATATTAACTATTTCTTTATTTTCCGATCGCCTGGAAGGGACAAAAGAAACATCTTGTTCTTTCTTCAACAATTTCTGATCTCTAGTGGACCTCTCAGTAGGGTTCGAACCCAGATGAAGTTCTGACCATCTATCAGAGAAAAAAGAACGAATGGATCTTGTAGGATTCCCAAGAAATTCTTCGATTTCTTCCGGAAGCAGATGATTATTCATCCGCTTCTCACGTTCCGTGAATAGCCGGGACATTGAGGAATATCCAGAAAGGCACTTAGGGAATCGGTCTGATTCTATCTCCGTTCGTTCCGTTTGAAGAAAGGAAGGATCCCAAAGAATCGATCTTTCTTTTAGTTGTTGAATCTCTCTTTGATTGATCAATGTGTGATATTCCGAATCCTCATTACTAATGGAATCGAAACGATCTCTGGATTGATCAGAAGATCCTTTCAATTGGCGAGAATCCGTTACTTGAACGAAACTAGATCTTGTGGAATCATATTGAATATTTGACGATACATTCCGTACCTTGCTAAAAAATCGATCCCTGTTTACCAACCATACATTGTCTAACCAAATCCAATTCTCTCTCGATATGTTCCTCAAAAAATCCGATTCGTGTGGATTCTTCCCCCAACTAACGAAGAGATCTTGGCGGAATTGCCACATATGAAATTGAGCACAATTTTGCAAAGAAATAGCCCACTTGCCTCTCGAGAAGAGATGGGAAACATGCTCAATATCATTTGATTGAATAGTTGACCCAGCTCCTTGTTGTTTGAAGAAACCCTCCACTTCAATTGGTATTTTTTCACGAAAAGCAAACATGAGATAACAAATCCAGTCTTTCACTAAGATTTCGAATAGCTGTCCCGAGTTCAAGTTGATTATGTTTCGCCTCTTACTCGGAGAAAGACGATCAAACAATTCCCAATCATGGTCCTTGCGGATCGAATCATCCATATAATATACAAAAAGAAACTCCAGATATTTGATATCTTTCTCTTTGAATGAGATCTCAATTCCAGCGACGGTTTCATTAGATATCTTACAACTAGAATCCCTCTTTTTTCCGATCCAGTTCCTCCACCACCGCGAACCCCGGTTAGATTCAGGCATGATACACTTTTTAGTTATTGGGAGAACCCAAGTACTCTCTTTCGGATCCAGGAAACAGCTCTCAGAGATCTTTTTTCCTTTTGGAAGATACAGGAGCGAAACAATCAACCTATTGATATTGGAAGACCCAAAAGATTCTTCCAATGTATCATTTCTGGGTCCAATGGAATTCATAGGTATAGGAAGAAGCCCTGTCAAATAGAGATTTTTTCTTTCGACCATATTTCGATTGTTAATACGATATATAAGGACCGCTACTACAAATAGTACTACACCCTTGATCGTGAAATATCGATTGCTTGTTGAACCCTGTGAATTGCGTGAAAGTAGGATACTCCAAATTCGGGGGTCCAAGAGTTTTATAAAACGTTCTTGGTGGAAAAAAATGTGAATGAAAGATCCCACTGAATTGAATTGGGTCCATGAATCTAAGAAATAGTGAGAATTCTTGATCTCTCTCAATATCTCTCTCAATTCGAAAATCCAGGATTTGAATTGATGTCCTTTCATTGATTCCTCCTAAATTGCATTGATTTATCCTAAAGATTTCATTTCAATTGGAATTTGGTTATTCACCATGTACGAGGATCCCCGCTAAGCATCCATGGCTGAATGGTTAAAGCGCCCAACTCATAATTGGCGAATTCGTAGGTTCAATTCCTACTGGATGCACGCCAATGGGACCCTCCAATAAGTCTATTGGAATTGGCTCTGTATCAATGGAATCTCATCATCTATACATAACGAATTGGTGTGGTATATTCATATCATAACATATGAACAGTAAGAACTAGCATTCTTATTGAGACTCGAACTCATAGGGAAGAAAATAGATTTATGGATGGAATCAAATATGTAGTAGTTACAGACAAAAGTATTCGGTTATTGGTGAAAAATCAATATACTTCTAATGTCGAATCAGGATCAACTAGGACAGAAATAAAGCATTGGGTCGAACTCTTCTTTGGTGTCAAGGTAATAGCTATGAATAGTCATCGACTCCCCGGAAAGGGTAGAAGAATGGGACCTATTATGGGACATACAATGCATTACAGGCGTATGATCATTACGCTTCAACCGGGTTATTCTATTCC
The DNA window shown above is from Gossypium arboreum chloroplast, complete genome and carries:
- the ycf2 gene encoding Ycf2, producing the protein MKGHQFKSWIFELREILREIKNSHYFLDSWTQFNSVGSFIHIFFHQERFIKLLDPRIWSILLSRNSQGSTSNRYFTIKGVVLFVVAVLIYRINNRNMVERKNLYLTGLLPIPMNSIGPRNDTLEESFGSSNINRLIVSLLYLPKGKKISESCFLDPKESTWVLPITKKCIMPESNRGSRWWRNWIGKKRDSSCKISNETVAGIEISFKEKDIKYLEFLFVYYMDDSIRKDHDWELFDRLSPSKRRNIINLNSGQLFEILVKDWICYLMFAFREKIPIEVEGFFKQQGAGSTIQSNDIEHVSHLFSRGKWAISLQNCAQFHMWQFRQDLFVSWGKNPHESDFLRNISRENWIWLDNVWLVNRDRFFSKVRNVSSNIQYDSTRSSFVQVTDSRQLKGSSDQSRDRFDSISNEDSEYHTLINQREIQQLKERSILWDPSFLQTERTEIESDRFPKCLSGYSSMSRLFTEREKRMNNHLLPEEIEEFLGNPTRSIRSFFSDRWSELHLGSNPTERSTRDQKLLKKEQDVSFVPSRRSENKEIVNIFKIITYLQNTVSIHPISSDPGCDMVPKDELGSSNKISFLNKNPFFDLFHLFHDQNRRGYTLHHDFESEERFQEMADLFTLSITEPDLVYYKGFAFSIDSYGLDQKQFLNEVFNSRDESKKKSLSALPPIFYEENESFYRRIRKKWVRISCGNDLEDPKPKIVVFASNNIMEAVNQDRLIRNLIQIQYSTYGYIRNVLNRFIKKNRSDRNFEYGIQRDQIGNDTLNHRTIMKYTINQHLSNLKKSQKKWFDPLILISRTERSMNRDPNAYRYKWSNGSKNFQEHLEHFVSEQKSRFQVVFDRLRINQYSIDWSEVIDKKDLSKSLRFFLSKLLLFLSKLLLFLSNSLPFFFVSFGNIPIHRSEIHIYELKGPNDQLCNQLLESIGLQIVHLKKLKPFLLDDHNTSQKPKFLINGGTISPFLVNKIPKWMIDSFHTRNNRRKSFDNMDSYFSMISHDQDNWLNPVKPFHRSSLISSFYKANRLRFLNNPHHFCFYCNKRFPFYVEKARINNYDFTYGQFLNILFIRNKIFSLCGGKKKHAFLGRDTISPSPIESQVSNIFISNDFPQSGDERYNLYKSFQFAIRSDPLVRRAIYSIADISGTPLTEGQIVNFERTYCQPLSDMNPSDSEEKNLHQYLNFNSNMGLIHTPCSEKYLPSEKRKKRSLCLKKCVEKGWMYRTFQRDSAFSTLSKRNLFQTYMPWFLTSTGYKYLNLIFLDTFSDLLPILSSSQKFVSIFHDIMHGSDISWRILQKKLCLPQWNLISEISSKCLHNFLLSEEMIHRNNESPLISTHLRSPNVQEFLYSILFLLLVAGYLVRTHLLFVSRAYSELQTEFEKVKSLMIPSYMIELRKLLDRYPTSELNSFWLKNLFLVALEQLGDSLEEIRGSAFGGNMLWGGGPAYGVKSIRSKKKYLNINLIDIIDLISIIPNPINRIIFSRNTRHLSHTSKEIYSLIRKRKNVSGDWIDEKIESWVANSDSIDDKEREFLVQFSTLTTEKRIDQILLSLTHSDHLSKNDSGYQMIEQPGPIYLRYLVDIHKKYLMNYEFNTSCLAERRIFLAHYQTITYSQTSCGANSFHFPSRGKPFSLRLALSPSRGILVIGSIGTGRSYLFKYLATNSYVPFITVFLNKFLDNKLKGFLIDDIDIDDSDDIDASDDIDASDAIDDSDAIDRDLDTELELLTMMNALTMDMMSEIDRFYITLQFELAKAMSPCIIWIPNIHDLDVNEANYLSLGLLVNYLSKDCERCSTRNILVIASTHIPQKVDPTLIAPNKLNTCIKIRRLLIPQQRKHFFTLSYTRGFHLEKKMFHTNGFGSITVGSNARDLVALTNEALSISITQKKSIIDTNTIRSALHRQTWDLRSQVRSVQDHGILFYQIGRAVVQNVLLSNCPLDPISIYMKKKSCNEGDSYLYKWYFELGTSMKKLTILLYLLSCSAGSVAQDLWSLPGPDEKNGITSYGFVENDSDLVHGLLEVEGALVGSSRTEKDCGQFDNDRVTLLLRSEPGNPLYMMQNGSCSIVDQRNLYEKYESEFEEGEGEGVLDPQQIEEDLFNHIVWAPRIWRPWGFLFDCIERPNELGFPYWAGSFRGKRIIYDEKDELQENDSAFLQSGTMQYQARDRSSKEQGFFRISQFIWDPADPLFFLFKDQPFVSVFSHREFFADEEMSKGLLTSQTDPPTSIYKRWFIKNTQEKHFELLIHRQRWLRTNSSLSNGFFRSNTPSESYQYLSNLFLSNGRLLDQMTKTLLRKRWLFPDEMKIGFM
- the rpl23 gene encoding ribosomal protein L23; its protein translation is MDGIKYVVVTDKSIRLLVKNQYTSNVESGSTRTEIKHWVELFFGVKVIAMNSHRLPGKGRRMGPIMGHTMHYRRMIITLQPGYSIPPLRTKRT